In Corallococcus macrosporus, the following are encoded in one genomic region:
- a CDS encoding sigma-70 family RNA polymerase sigma factor — translation MTVSKAQAAVHAVWRIESARLIAGLARMVRDVGQAEELAQDALVAALEKWPVSGVPENPGAWLMATAKRRAIDEMRRHKLLARKHEELGHGLEEAEVPDLDAALDDDVGDDLLRLIFTSCHPVLSPEARVALTLRLLGGLTTDEIARAFLVPEPTVAQRIVRAKRTLAEKGVPFEVPRGEELAARLASVLEVIYLIFNEGYAATAGDGWMRPELCQDALRLGRILAELAPGEPEVHGLVALMEIQASRARARVGPSGEPVLLLEQNRALWDQLLIRRGLAALERAEKAGAAGPYVLQASIAACHARARTPEETDWPRIAALYTVLARLTPSPVVELNRAVALSMAFGPATGLELVDQLVAEPSLKHYHLLPAVRGDLLQKLGRLKEARAEFERAASLTRNAKEQALLRSRAAACAGEKPS, via the coding sequence GTGACGGTTTCCAAGGCGCAGGCCGCGGTGCACGCGGTGTGGAGAATCGAGTCCGCCCGGCTCATCGCCGGGCTTGCGCGCATGGTGCGCGACGTGGGGCAGGCGGAGGAGCTGGCGCAGGACGCGCTGGTGGCGGCGTTGGAGAAGTGGCCGGTGTCGGGCGTGCCGGAGAACCCGGGCGCGTGGCTCATGGCCACCGCGAAGCGCCGCGCCATCGACGAGATGCGCCGTCACAAGCTGCTCGCGCGCAAGCACGAGGAGCTGGGCCACGGGCTGGAGGAGGCGGAGGTGCCAGACCTGGACGCGGCCCTGGACGACGACGTCGGAGACGACCTCCTGCGCCTCATCTTCACGTCCTGCCACCCGGTGCTGTCCCCGGAGGCGCGCGTGGCGCTCACGCTGCGGCTGTTGGGCGGCCTGACGACGGATGAGATTGCCCGCGCGTTCCTGGTGCCGGAGCCCACGGTGGCCCAGCGCATCGTGCGGGCCAAGCGGACGCTGGCGGAGAAGGGCGTCCCCTTCGAAGTGCCCCGGGGCGAGGAGTTGGCGGCGCGGCTCGCGTCGGTGCTGGAGGTCATCTACCTCATCTTCAACGAGGGCTACGCCGCCACCGCGGGCGACGGCTGGATGCGCCCGGAGCTCTGCCAGGACGCGCTGCGCCTGGGCCGCATCCTGGCGGAGCTGGCGCCGGGTGAGCCGGAGGTGCACGGGCTGGTGGCGCTGATGGAGATCCAGGCGTCGCGGGCCCGGGCGCGGGTGGGGCCCTCCGGGGAGCCCGTGCTGCTGCTGGAGCAGAACCGCGCGCTGTGGGATCAGCTCCTCATCCGCCGCGGGCTCGCGGCGCTGGAGCGCGCGGAGAAGGCGGGCGCGGCGGGGCCGTACGTGTTGCAGGCCTCCATCGCCGCGTGCCACGCGCGGGCTCGCACGCCGGAGGAGACGGACTGGCCCCGCATCGCGGCGCTCTACACGGTGCTCGCGCGGCTCACGCCGTCACCGGTGGTGGAGCTGAACCGCGCCGTCGCCCTGTCCATGGCGTTCGGTCCCGCGACGGGCTTGGAGCTGGTGGATCAGCTCGTGGCCGAGCCGTCGCTCAAGCACTACCACCTGCTGCCCGCCGTGCGCGGCGACCTGCTCCAGAAGCTGGGACGTCTGAAGGAAGCCAGGGCGGAGTTCGAGCGGGCCGCGTCGCTCACGCGCAACGCGAAGGAGCAGGCGCTGCTGCGCTCGCGTGCCGCCGCGTGCGCGGGTGAGAAGCCGTCTTAG
- a CDS encoding DUF4082 domain-containing protein → MGITWIQAGCAPAETATPETPEATAAAQPLLAGERSLLGTTAVPAVAAADDSGAVELGVRFRSDAPGRIMGVRFYKGPGNTGTHTGSLWTASGSLLATVTFQNETASGWQEARFTTPVTIAADTNYVVSYYAPAGHYAVTGNGFATALDVPPLHAEATSNGLYRYGSTSGFPTSSFNASNYWVDVAFQPNDTTAPRAPTNVTAVANSPTAIDLTWYASVDGTGETQGNARWHLVYRNNELIAELPGTTTRFRDTGLTPSTSYNYAVRGRDAAGNLSPSSTIVLGTTLANMACNPCSLWNSVTGDPQFENADTTPAEVGVKFRTDVAGTVTKVRYYKGSTDNGPHVGHLWSATGTLLATTETTPAETGFGWRELSFPAPVSLTANTTYVVSYFATGGRYAITPNYFSTAGVDMPPLHAPSTVAAGGNGVRNLNGSAFPTEAWLNTNFWVDVTFVPSAPGGPATADLAVTQSFPAGTGANGDLLLYDITVTNNGPATATDVVLDVPIPAGLNYFFYSANAPGMSGSHCGFFSDLQCGAPTLPPGGSFTIHVEAIPFGTGTFTSQATISATQADFVPGNNTHALPIPVGPSTNLVTFDTFPGQDETFNGTHGPVQFGLNRWYIASPWGGFDTKSISFNGGGLTQANLSFLGQRRVLGLDAFTWDTGATVTLSCLDQPAITFPLTAGAITHLVPTWTTPCSVLTVKTSNGWDTNFDNLELSPLP, encoded by the coding sequence GGCTGTGCGCCCGCGGAAACGGCCACTCCGGAGACACCGGAGGCCACGGCGGCCGCGCAGCCGCTGCTGGCCGGTGAGCGGTCGCTGCTGGGCACCACCGCGGTCCCGGCCGTCGCGGCCGCGGACGACAGCGGCGCGGTGGAGCTGGGCGTGCGCTTCCGCAGCGACGCGCCCGGGCGGATCATGGGCGTGCGCTTCTACAAGGGCCCGGGCAACACGGGCACGCACACCGGCAGCCTGTGGACGGCGTCCGGTTCGCTGCTGGCCACCGTGACGTTCCAGAACGAGACGGCCTCCGGCTGGCAGGAGGCGCGCTTCACCACGCCGGTCACCATCGCGGCGGACACGAACTACGTCGTCTCGTACTACGCGCCCGCCGGGCACTACGCGGTGACGGGCAATGGCTTCGCCACCGCGCTGGACGTGCCGCCCCTGCACGCCGAGGCGACCAGCAACGGCCTCTACCGCTACGGCAGCACCAGCGGCTTCCCGACGAGCTCCTTCAACGCGAGCAACTACTGGGTGGACGTGGCCTTCCAGCCCAACGACACCACGGCCCCGCGCGCGCCCACCAACGTCACCGCCGTGGCCAACTCGCCGACCGCCATCGACCTGACCTGGTACGCGTCCGTGGACGGCACGGGCGAGACGCAGGGCAACGCCCGCTGGCACCTGGTGTACCGCAACAACGAGCTCATCGCGGAGCTGCCCGGCACCACCACGCGCTTCCGCGACACCGGCCTGACGCCCTCCACCAGCTACAACTACGCCGTGCGCGGACGTGACGCCGCCGGCAACCTCAGCCCGTCCTCCACCATCGTCCTCGGCACCACGCTGGCGAACATGGCCTGCAACCCCTGCAGCCTGTGGAACAGCGTGACGGGCGACCCGCAGTTCGAGAACGCCGACACCACCCCCGCGGAGGTCGGCGTGAAGTTCCGCACCGACGTGGCGGGCACGGTGACGAAGGTCCGCTACTACAAGGGCAGCACCGACAACGGCCCGCACGTGGGCCACCTGTGGAGCGCCACCGGCACGCTGCTGGCCACCACGGAGACGACGCCCGCGGAGACGGGCTTCGGCTGGCGTGAGCTGTCCTTCCCCGCGCCGGTGAGCCTGACCGCGAACACGACCTATGTCGTGTCGTACTTCGCCACGGGCGGGCGCTACGCCATCACCCCGAACTACTTCAGCACCGCGGGCGTGGACATGCCCCCGCTGCACGCGCCCTCCACCGTGGCGGCGGGCGGCAACGGCGTGCGCAACCTCAACGGCAGCGCGTTCCCCACGGAGGCGTGGCTCAACACCAACTTCTGGGTGGACGTGACGTTCGTCCCCTCGGCGCCGGGCGGTCCCGCGACGGCGGACCTGGCCGTGACGCAGTCGTTCCCCGCCGGTACGGGCGCCAACGGTGACCTGCTCCTCTACGACATCACCGTGACGAACAACGGCCCGGCGACCGCCACGGACGTCGTGCTCGACGTCCCGATCCCCGCGGGCCTGAACTACTTCTTCTACTCCGCGAACGCGCCGGGCATGAGCGGCAGCCACTGCGGGTTCTTCAGCGACCTGCAGTGCGGCGCCCCCACCCTGCCGCCGGGCGGCAGCTTCACCATCCACGTGGAGGCCATCCCCTTCGGCACCGGGACGTTCACCAGCCAGGCCACCATCTCCGCCACGCAGGCGGACTTCGTGCCCGGCAACAACACCCACGCGCTGCCCATCCCCGTGGGCCCGTCCACCAACCTCGTCACCTTCGACACCTTCCCCGGACAGGACGAGACCTTCAACGGCACGCACGGCCCCGTCCAGTTCGGCCTCAACCGCTGGTACATCGCGTCGCCCTGGGGCGGGTTCGACACGAAGAGCATCTCCTTCAACGGCGGCGGCCTCACCCAGGCCAACCTGTCCTTCCTGGGCCAGCGGCGCGTCCTGGGCCTGGATGCCTTCACGTGGGACACCGGCGCCACGGTCACGCTGAGCTGCCTCGACCAGCCCGCCATCACCTTCCCCCTGACGGCGGGGGCGATTACGCACCTGGTGCCGACCTGGACTACGCCCTGCTCGGTGCTCACCGTGAAGACGTCCAACGGCTGGGACACGAACTTCGACAACCTGGAGCTGTCGCCGCTCCCCTGA
- the fusA gene encoding elongation factor G, whose protein sequence is MSRTTRIERYRNIGIMAHIDAGKTTLTERVLFFTGRIHSTGEVHTGSTEMDWMEQEKKRGITITSAATTAFWQPRHGREAGVPHRINILDTPGHVDFTIEVERSLRVLDGAVAVFDASQGVEPQSETVWRQADRYGVPRIAFINKMDKVGADFGLSVQSMVDRLGVRPVAVQWPVGDGADFQGLVDLVRMRMVRFQGDDGGFDDGAPVPPELMEAVRPYRMRLIEECADVDAGVMEKFVDGRVEDITAEELERALRSGTLSRTLVPVLCGSAFKKKGVQMLLDAVVSYLPSPADVATVEGFAPVTGERVSRPVSDSGPPAALAFKLMSDKAVGGIVFLRVYSGTLRAGTVLLNPVTGRKERVGRLMFMHANRREEVAEVHAGDLCAALGLKGVRTGDTLCDPEAPVVLEALNVMEPVVQLAVEARSPAELPKLEEGLQRLAAEDPSLRLGVDPESGQVLLSGMGELHLEVVVDRLRTEFGVEARVGQPKVAYRDTLRGAVRQEYRHVRQSGGPGQYARVVLDVGPAPRGAGLVFVDATKGGTIPRELVPAIEKGVAGAMARGVREGVPLVDVEVRLVDGDTHVKDSTPQAFAVAGSLALQEAARRVGVQGLEPVMEVEVVTPEEFLGDVLGDLASRRGRVLGMEAKGPARCVSARVPMARLFGYVTALRGRTQGRAQASMRLGTYEPVPEAASATHAEARA, encoded by the coding sequence ATGTCTCGCACCACGCGCATCGAGCGGTACCGCAACATCGGCATCATGGCCCACATCGACGCGGGCAAGACGACGCTCACCGAGCGCGTCCTCTTCTTCACCGGCCGCATCCACTCCACGGGAGAGGTGCACACGGGCTCCACGGAGATGGACTGGATGGAGCAGGAGAAGAAGCGCGGCATCACCATCACGTCCGCGGCGACGACGGCCTTCTGGCAGCCGCGTCACGGGCGCGAGGCGGGCGTGCCCCACCGCATCAACATCCTGGACACGCCGGGCCACGTGGACTTCACCATCGAGGTGGAGCGCTCGCTGCGCGTGCTGGACGGCGCGGTGGCGGTGTTCGACGCCAGCCAGGGCGTGGAGCCGCAGTCGGAGACGGTGTGGCGCCAGGCGGACCGCTACGGCGTCCCGCGCATCGCGTTCATCAACAAGATGGACAAGGTGGGCGCGGACTTCGGCCTGAGCGTGCAGTCCATGGTGGACCGGCTGGGCGTGCGCCCGGTGGCCGTGCAGTGGCCCGTGGGCGACGGCGCGGACTTCCAGGGGCTCGTGGACCTGGTGCGCATGCGGATGGTGCGCTTCCAGGGCGACGACGGCGGCTTTGACGATGGCGCGCCCGTGCCGCCGGAGCTGATGGAAGCGGTGCGGCCGTACCGCATGCGCCTCATCGAGGAGTGCGCGGACGTGGACGCGGGCGTGATGGAGAAGTTCGTGGACGGGCGGGTGGAGGACATCACCGCGGAGGAGCTGGAGCGCGCGCTGCGCTCGGGCACCCTGTCGCGGACCCTGGTGCCGGTGCTGTGCGGGTCGGCCTTCAAGAAGAAGGGAGTGCAGATGCTCTTGGATGCGGTCGTCAGCTACCTGCCGTCGCCCGCGGACGTGGCCACCGTGGAGGGCTTTGCGCCCGTCACCGGCGAGCGCGTCAGCCGTCCGGTGTCGGACTCGGGTCCGCCAGCGGCCCTGGCGTTCAAGCTGATGAGCGACAAGGCCGTGGGCGGCATCGTCTTCCTGCGGGTGTACTCGGGCACGCTGCGCGCGGGCACCGTCCTGCTCAACCCCGTCACGGGGCGCAAGGAGCGGGTGGGGCGCCTGATGTTCATGCACGCCAACCGCCGCGAGGAGGTGGCGGAGGTGCACGCGGGCGACCTGTGCGCGGCGCTGGGGCTCAAGGGCGTGCGCACGGGCGACACGCTGTGCGACCCGGAGGCGCCGGTGGTGCTGGAGGCGTTGAACGTGATGGAGCCCGTGGTGCAGCTCGCCGTGGAGGCGCGCTCCCCCGCGGAGCTGCCGAAGTTGGAAGAGGGCCTGCAACGGCTGGCGGCGGAGGACCCGTCGCTGCGCCTGGGCGTGGACCCGGAGAGCGGCCAGGTGCTGCTGTCCGGCATGGGTGAGCTGCACCTGGAGGTGGTCGTGGACCGGTTGAGGACGGAGTTCGGCGTGGAGGCGCGCGTGGGACAGCCGAAGGTGGCGTACCGCGACACGCTCCGGGGCGCGGTGCGCCAGGAGTACCGCCACGTCCGCCAGTCCGGCGGGCCCGGACAGTACGCGCGCGTGGTGCTGGACGTGGGGCCGGCGCCGCGAGGGGCGGGGCTCGTCTTCGTGGACGCCACCAAGGGCGGCACCATCCCCCGGGAGCTGGTGCCCGCGATTGAAAAGGGCGTGGCCGGCGCCATGGCGCGGGGCGTGCGCGAGGGCGTGCCGCTGGTGGACGTGGAGGTGCGGCTGGTGGATGGGGACACGCACGTGAAGGACAGCACGCCGCAGGCGTTCGCGGTGGCGGGCTCGCTGGCACTCCAGGAGGCCGCCCGGCGCGTGGGCGTGCAGGGGCTGGAGCCGGTGATGGAGGTGGAGGTGGTGACGCCGGAGGAGTTCCTGGGCGACGTGCTGGGTGACCTGGCGTCGCGGCGGGGACGGGTGCTGGGGATGGAGGCGAAGGGCCCGGCGCGGTGCGTGTCCGCGCGGGTGCCCATGGCACGCCTGTTCGGCTACGTGACGGCGCTGCGCGGCCGCACGCAGGGACGCGCCCAGGCCAGCATGCGCCTGGGGACGTACGAGCCGGTGCCGGAGGCGGCCAGCGCCACCCACGCCGAGGCGCGGGCCTGA